The Xiphophorus couchianus chromosome 5, X_couchianus-1.0, whole genome shotgun sequence genome includes a region encoding these proteins:
- the LOC114144357 gene encoding peroxisome proliferator-activated receptor gamma coactivator-related protein 1, translating to MWRSNMAARKRGEESDLAAGDSEFPSRNTLNELVLSRSQDVDHSILSIFEDSTVSPESHNGAEEENESLLCALTEMLDRVGQEDDDDGIFSPFDVLPNTELLHRAEHTDEPRLQEPSPSFRLRPRPKPPNETSRTRSDGEQKVERNGRPQMLKKQNQKLFCSKNRRAKAEVEVFTSTSLVSLVKLMHPYCLKLHVEKEDDPRKNKSLFSQEEVWRYERPSEDGDEEINVVSEDETPSKQTEEEEEGGSRGDGTLLKSVLLNGKTSREKKRVSFGPVHVASFDESEEEEIEEKSRKTLEEPSGSALQPSAQPSEGNNGEQEKKKGETRTKSLSLQEYRQLRLNRRPLVEEHRNYTTRWPSVSELPKELPPILPLHKPNTAAEFSTFTQHVKLKEAKLHNHLHHRRLKSSKPEPRTSPASPPPDHSATPSSRKPDSRSPVKKPKLVSSDPPNPVLVRLRSNKHPQQIQNESPALYERSSEPKLSTSPPNDYSKAVDTLLLQEVNAKLTEMPPPVYPESPQDRSRAERPSSPDIGFTAITPRLHQPPTEGHMMSQEEFTDSTEPEPPQNDCRENSAADQSGIEAADLTSLLEQFEETQAIDNSLCNNGPQPVPAASSSSSESNCQVGLDRPEPEGPGLTCTSPLKPTVGPLEPRSPGDGLKDVQSLAVPEPLHTEVVLSTQRNPPTRCRSLSLKLVQIIEPRPLPTRKVRTSQSEPPAAAHSSAQIYAYLCCDHDYCGSAERCPPQAQQLAEAATEPERTADQVSENRRSDQTRTGSETDTSTDEALRFSPRKAADRGGRDDSRAALCGLPTPPPTPPGRGRSRRRYRVRSPRSDSGSSSSSCSCSPKRPRIRRRRSESSSCSSSPSSCASPPRRHRAARSKSRSRSWSRSRSRSSSPQIYHRRWRDVSASRESRRRSREREMRIQKLKAIDERRVVYVGRIRRTMTHDELRERFSQFGEVECVSLHFRDGSDHYGFVTFYSTEDAFAAIDNGGKLRQPDELPFDLCFGGRRQFCNSDYADLDANREAEPPPPRSRFEDLDFDSLLKQAQRGLKR from the exons ATGTGGCGGAGCAACATGGCGGCGCGGAAGAGGGGCGAAGAGAGCGATTTAGCTGCCGGCGACAGCGAATTTCCGTCCCGCAACACCCTTAATGAG CTGGTCCTGAGCAGAAGTCAAGATGTGGACCACTCCATTTTGTCCATCTTTGAAGACTCAACTGTTTCACCAGAG agtCATAATGgtgcagaggaagaaaatgagAGCCTGCTGTGTGCCCTGACTGAGATGCTGGACCGAGTGGGGCAGGAGGATGACGACGATGGGATCTTCTCACCCTTTGACGTCCTGCCAAACACTGAGCTGCTGCACCGAGCAGAGCACACAGACGAGCCGCGCCTCCAG GAACCCTCGCCTTCTTTCAGACTTCGACCAAGACCCAAGCCACCAAACGAAACCTCGAGAACCCGTTCAGACGGAGAGCAGAAAGTAGAGAGGAACGGCCGCCCCCAGatgttaaagaaacaaaatcagaagCTGTTCTGTTCCAAAAACAGGAGGGCGAAGGCGGAAGTGGAGGTTTTCACCTCAACGTCCCTCGTCAGTTTGGTGAAACTCATGCACCCCTATTGCTTGAAGCTGCATGTGGAGAAGGAGGATGATCCGAGGAAAAACAAGTCCCTTTTCTCTCAGGAAGAGGTGTGGCGGTACGAACGGCCTTCCGAAGACGGCGACGAAGAGATAAATGTTGTGTCTGAAGATGAGACACCTTCAAAacagacagaggaggaggaagagggtgGAAGTAGAGGGGATGGCACACTCCTGAAGAGTGTACTGCTAAATGGAAAGACCTCCAGAGAGAAGAAGAGGGTGAGCTTTGGTCCTGTTCACGTGGCGTCGTTTGATGaatcagaggaagaagaaattgaggagaaaagcaggaaaacactcGAAGAGCCATCAGGTTCAGCACTTCAACCTTCAGCACAGCCCTCAGAAGGAAACAACGGagaacaagagaagaagaaaggcgAGACAAGAACCAAATCACTGAGCCTGCAAGAATACAGGCAGCTCCGGCTGAATAGACGACCCCTGGTGGAGGAACATAGGAACTACACCACCAGGTGGCCCTCTGTGTCTGAGCTGCCCAAAGAGCTGCCCCCCATCTTGCCCCTGCATAAACCAAACACAGCAGCTGAGTTCAGCACTTTCACCCAACATGTTAAGTTAAAGGAGGCTAAACTACACAATCATCTACATCACAGGAGGCTAAAGAGCTCAAAACCTGAACCCAGAACCTCCCCTGCCAGCCCACCGCCTGACCACTCAGCCACACCCAGCAGCAGGAAACCAGACAGCAGAAGTCCAGTGAAGAAGCCAAAGCTCGTCAGTAGCGATCCTCCAAACCCGGTCCTTGTTAGACTGCGCAGCAACAAGCATCCACAACAGATCCAAAATGAATCCCCAGCACTTTATGAGAGATCTTCAGAACCAAAGCTCAGTACCTCCCCTCCCAACGACTACAGTAAAGCCGTGGACACCCTGCTGCTTCAGGAAGTAAACGCCAAGCTGACTGAGATGCCACCACCTGTTTACCCTGAATCTCCTCAGGATCGGAGCCGAGCAGAGCGGCCGTCGAGTCCAGACATTGGGTTTACGGCTATCACACCACGCCTCCATCAGCCTCCCACAGAGGGTCACATGATGTCACAGGAGGAGTTTACAGACTCTACGGAACCAGAACCGCCTCAGAACGACTGCAGAGAGAACAGTGCTGCTGATCAATCAG gtATTGAAGCTGCTGACTTGACCAGCCTGCTGGAGCAGTTTGAGGAAACACAAG ctaTAGACAACAGCCTTTGTAATAACGGGCCTCAACCAGTACCTGCTGCTTCGTCCTCGTCCAGCGAATCGAACTGTCAGGTGGGCCTGGACAGACCTGAGCCTGAAGGACCAGGACTGACCTGTACATCACCACTGAAGCCCACTGTGGGGCCGCTGGAACCACGGAGCCCTGGAGACGGTCTGAAAGACGTCCAATCGTTGGCCGTCCCCGAGCCTCTACACACCGAGGTCGTCCTGAGCACCCAGAGGAACCCGCCCACTAGATGCAGAAGTCTGTCTCTGAAGCTCGTTCAGATCATCGAACCGCGGCCGCTTCCGACCAGGAAGGTTCGGACGAGCCAGTCGGAGCCGCCCGCCGCCGCTCACAGTTCGGCTCAGATCTATGCGTATTTGTGCTGCGATCATGATTACTGCGGTTCTGCTGAGCGTTGTCCTCCACAAGCCCAGCAGCTGGCTGAAGCCGCCACAGAACCAGAGCGGACGGCGGATCAGGTTTCAGAGAACCGTCGATCGGATCAAACCAGGACGGGTTCAGAGACAGACACGAGTACAGATGAAGCTCTGCGGTTTTCACCCAGAAAGGCTGCAGACAGGGGCGGCCGAGACGACAGCAGGGCGGCGCTGTGCGGTCTCCCGACTCCTCCACCCACTCCTCCTGGGAGGGGACGGAGCAGGAGGAGGTACCGGGTAAGGTCTCCTCGCTCGGACTCTGGCTCCAGCTCCTCGTCCTGCTCCTGCTCTCCAAAACGACCCAG GATCCGGCGCCGGCGCTCAGAGAGCAGCTCCTGCTCGTCTTCCCCTTCCTCCTGCGCTTCGCCTCCTCGGCGTCACCGCGCGGCCAGATCAAAGTCCAGATCCAGGTCCTGGTCCCGGTCCAGATCCCGGTCATCTTCTCCACAAATATACCACAGGCGCTGGAGGGATGTTTCTGC cagcagggagtCCAGGCGGCGCAGCAGAGAACGGGAGATGAGGATTCAGAAACTCAAAGCCATA GACGAACGCAGGGTGGTGTACGTCGGCCGGATTCGCAGAACGATGACGCACGACGAGCTGAGGGAACGTTTCTCTCAGTTCGGAGAGGTCGAGTGCGTGTCGCTTCACTTCAGAGATGGCAG CGACCACTACGGCTTCGTGACTTTCTACAGCACAGAGGATGCGTTCGCAGCCATTGATAACGGCGGGAAGCTGAGACAACCCGATGAGCTGCCCTTTGACCTCTGCTTCGGTGGTCGGAGGCAGTTTTGTAATTCTGACTACGCTGATCTGG ACGCTAACAGAGAGGCAGAGCCGCCGCCCCCCAGGAGTAGGTTTGAAGACCTGGACTTTGACTCGCTGCTGAAACAGGCCCAGAGAGGACTGAAGAGGTAG
- the ogal gene encoding protein O-GlcNAcase, whose product MSTPGRDERPFISGVVEGFYGRPWTMEQRTELFKREHKWGLNTYLYAPKDDYKHRMYWRELYSPEEAEQLVALISAAEKNRVEFIYAISPGLDITFSNPREVAALKRKLDQVKEFGCRSFSLLFDDIETEMCPADKQAFSSFAHAQVAITNEVYQHLRDAKTFLFCPTDYCTAFCIPNVPQSSYLQTVGEKLLPGIDILWTGPKVVSNKISVESIEEVTAVLKRAPVIWDNIHANDYDPQRLFLGPYKDRPTELIPKLRGVLTNPNCEFYLNFVAIHTLATWCRSSATGGGSDVEMGYSPQGALALALSDWLQEFMSADQPGGACRSARLRKALPDEEPMQTDVAESLYVPGPGDNPLYTAEPLTLDDLDLLSDLFYLPYEHGATARSMLEELDWLKTHREAAAAQTEEWRGRAGKFDSMCDAVVQMFNRLSNAPNRSVLYDLYNYICDIKSGVGLARAYVKTLGGQDEPSAQILTDDPEPWGFRGGLSGEFQRMLPGHGNRDLFKHPPMTAVYCIRPYCSDDKAEVQKIFKEMRRRDEQSPKLISDRLSLGDVAPSPQCALVVEDDIGVCGYALALTDAKQAAGTEQRPGSDALLKDYPSLVVVQVLPRVTDPSPARRMVTQLLSSIRSSGSRGVFCELRQSDRRMLDFYSKLGSFKHVPVDKSLPQDAVVMATKFQ is encoded by the exons ATGTCCACACCTGGCAGGGACGAGAGACCCTTCATCAGTGGGGTGGTGGAAG GGTTTTATGGGCGGCCATGGACTATGGAGCAGAGAACAGAGCTCTTTAAAAG GGAGCACAAGTGGGGCCTGAACACCTACCTGTACGCTCCCAAGGACGACTACAAACACCGGATGTATTGGAGAGAATTATACTCTCCTGAGGAGGCAG AGCAACTGGTGGCCCTGATTTCAGCAGCCGAAAAGAATCGGGTTGAGTTCATCTACGCGATCTCTCCGGGTCTGGACATCACCTTCTCCAACCCCAGGGAGGTTGCAGCTCTCAAGAGGAAGCTGGATCAG GTGAAGGAGTTCGGCTGCAGGTCCTTCTCGTTGCTCTTTGACGACATTGAGACTGAGATGTGTCCAGCGGACAAGCAGGCCTTCAGCTCCTTCGCCCACGCCCAGGTGGCCATCACCAACGAGGTGTACCAGCACTTGAGAGACGCCAAGACCTTCCTCTTCTGCCCAACAG ACTACTGCACTGCTTTCTGCATCCCCAATGTGCCTCAATCCTCATATCTGCAGACCGTTGGGGAAAAGCTCCTGCCTGGGATTGACATACTGTGGACTG GTCCGAAAGTGGTGTCCAACAAAATCTCAGTTGAATCCATAGAGGAGGTGACGGCGGTCCTGAAGAGGGCGCCGGTCATCTGGGACAATATTCATGCCAATGACTATGATCCTCAGCGGCTCTTCCTGGGACCATATAAG GATCGACCCACTGAGCTGATTCCTAAACTGAGAGGCGTGCTCACAAACCCCAACTGTGAGTTTTACCTAAACTTCGTGGCCATCCACACTTTGGCAACATGGTGTAGATCTTCAGCTACTGGAGGAGGAAGTGATGTGGAAATGG GCTACAGCCCTCAGGGAGCCCTGGCTCTGGCCCTCTCAGACTGGCTGCAGGAGTTCATGAGCGCAGATCAGCCGGGAG GTGCTTGTCGGTCGGCTCGCCTCAGAAAAGCGTTGCCGGACGAGGAGCCCATGCAGACGGATGTGGCTGAGAGCCTCTACGTTCCCGGACCTGGAGACAACCCGCTGTACACGGCCGAGCCGCTGACTCTGGACGACCTGGACCTGCTGTCGGACCTCTTCTACCTGCCGTACGAGCACGGGGCCACGGCCAGGAGCATGCTGGAGGAGCTGGACTGGCTCAAAACCCACCGAGAGGCTGCCGCAGCGCAGACGGAAGAG TGGCGCGGCCGGGCAGGGAAGTTCGACAGCATGTGCGACGCGGTGGTGCAGATGTTCAACCGTCTGTCCAACGCCCCGAACCGCAGCGTTTTGTACGACCTCTACAACTACATCTGCGACATCAAGAGCGGCGTCGGACTGGCTCGAGCCTACGTCAAGACTCTCG GAGGTCAGGATGAACCCTCCGCTCAGATACTGACCGACGATCCGGAGCCGTGGGGCTTCAGAGGAGGTCTCTCCGGAGAGTTCCAG AGGATGCTTCCAGGACATGGCAACAGGGATCTGTTTAAACACCCTCCCATGACTGCAGTTTACTGCATACGTCCTTACTGCAGCGACGACAAG GCTGAGGTGCAGAAGATTTTTAAGGAGATGCGGAGAAGAGACGAACAAAGCCCCAAACTCATCAGTGACCG CCTGTCCTTGGGGGACGTTGCCCCCTCTCCACAGTGCGCTCTTGTTGTGGAGGATGACATCGGGGTCTGTGGATATGCGCTGGCACTCACCGATGCCAAACAAGCTGCAGGCACAGAGCAG AGGCCAGGAAGTGACGCCTTGTTAAAGGATTACCCCTCCCTGGTCGTGGTCCAAGTGCTGCCTCGGGTCACTGATCCATCCCCGGCCAGGCGTATGGTCACTCAGCTGCTGTCCTCCATCAGGAGCAGCG GCTCCAGAGGAGTTTTCTGCGAGCTGAGGCAGAGCGACCGGAGGATGCTCGACTTCTACTCTAAACTCGGCTCCTTCAAGCACGTTCCCGTGGACAAGAGTCTGCCTCAGGATGCCGTCGTCATGGCAACAAAGTTCCAGTAA